From Vanrija pseudolonga chromosome 1, complete sequence, a single genomic window includes:
- the glsA_0 gene encoding Glutaminase yields MATTSTPKPAATVKIASAAAPKPTDPNAHPGVQIQSPITDYLAGLVAQNSKDNPGANAAYIPELAAVNSDQIGACITTVDGYVYGSGDVGVEFSIQSVSKPFVYALAIEEHGLDWVLDRVDVEPSGEAFNELSLDGKQLPKNPMINAGAMTTHSLIGEGTMTVDERFEHIRKGLSRFAGRELGVDEGSYASELATAYRNFSIAYMLRNYGAIKAEPGDVVKGYTRQCAIQLTAADLATMGATLANGGKQPVTGEQVVSAETVRQVLSVMTTCGMYNEAGHWVCEVGFPGKSGVSGCVLGVLPGNLGMATFSPRLDEAGNSVRGMRMYKQIAKEMVLHMMLPPPPARTVIRRDYLLRSAEGEKVVVVSLMGAVNFTATERIVRVMQGRTLKNPEHKLDGIVVDVRRVDQVYPVASRILAEALRRLRSTGHKVVLVDPDNRLLGDLGKGSGIDTAPGDDAAADEIVGDTSKFDKWERIPFSPQMLMLD; encoded by the exons atggccaccACGAGcacgcccaagcccgccgcgaccgtcAAGATAGCGAGCGCGGCTGCGCCGAAGCCGACCGACCCGAACGCGCACCCGGGCGTCCAGATCCAGTCCCCGATCACCGACTACCTCGCGGGGCTGGTCGCGCAGAACAGCAAGGACAACCCGGGCGCGAACGCGGCGTACATCCCCGAGCTGGCGGCCGTGAACAGCGACCAGATCGGGGCGTGCATCACCACTGTCGACGGGTACGTGTatggcagcggcgacgttGGCGTCGAGTTCAGCATCCAGTCCGTGTCCAAGCCGTTCGTGTACGCGCTCGCGATCGAGGAGCACGGCTTGGACTGGGTGCttgaccgcgtcgacgtcgagccgtcCGGCGAGGCGTTCAACgagctctcgctcgacggcaagcagCTGCCCAAGAACCCGATGATCAACGCCGGGGCGATGACGACGCACTCCCTGATTGGCGAGGGCACGATgaccgtcgacgagcgcttCGAGCATATCCGCAAGGGCCTGTCGCGCTtcgccggccgcgagctgggcgtaGACGAGGGGAGCtacgcgagcgagctggcgacggcgtaccGCAACTTTTCCATCGCGTACATGCTGCGCAACTACGGCGCGATCAAGGCCGAGCCGGGGGACGTGGTCAAGGGCTACACGCGCCAGTGCGCGATCCAGCTGACGGCCGCCGACCTGGCGACGATgggcgcgacgctcgccaacggcggcaagcagCCCGTGActggcgagcaggtcgtgtCGGCCGAAACCGTGCGCCAGGTGCTCTCCGTCATGACCACCTGCGGCATGTACAACGAGGCCGGGCACTGGGTGTGCGAGGTCGGCTTCCCGGGCAAgagcggcgtgagcggctGTGTGCTTGGCGTGCTGCCGGGCAACTTGGGCATGGCGACGTTTAGCCCGCGGCTGGACGAGGCGGGGAACAGTGTGCGCGGTATGCGGAT GTACAAGCAAATCGCGAAAGAAATGGTCCTCCACATGAtgctccccccgccgccagcccgcaCGGTAATCAGGCGCGACTACCTCCTCCGCTCGGCAgagggcgagaaggtcgtcgtcgtgagcCTGATGGGCGCGGTAAACTTCACCGCGACCGAGCGCATCGTGCGCGTGATGCAGGGGCGCACGCTCAAGAACCCCGAGCacaagctcgacggcatcgtcgtcgacgtgcgccGCGTGGATCAGGTATACCCTGTTGCCTCCCggatcctcgccgaggcgctccgccgcctccgctcGACAGGACACAAGGTCGTGCTTGTCGACCCGGACAAccggctgctcggcgacctcggcaagggGAGCGGCATCGACACTGcgcccggcgacgacgcggccgccgacgagatcgTCGGCGATACCAGCAAGTTTGATAAGTGGGAGCGCATCCCGTTCTCGCCCCAGATGCTCATGCTGGATTAG
- the todS_0 gene encoding Sensor histidine kinase TodS has translation MTGSSAPPPPKPSSRIISDWSLDASLKTASYPGSADGVEALESGVENLALESLPIDMSRLPKEYLEAYPYPAFVLINDVPPRPWANGRGIEPTSVIDLPFTQTTALSLPTFTPVWANEPWKLAAEGKPLLSCLSIESARMLGEWLSGAQDLRVRSISGATSNHNSIPDLDSPDAVPETSPGSVSDVTNTPSLTSASTQDTTLSGTPADLLPPPSTLTLEFSFPSGPRVFEVIRSTMPVYYSNRKEASQIGTHTFAVITMIPRPGSQLLPKQQLSPVTPKSAGIPAVTMVELEDEITTPSIPKGSELARLMLTGRPEEPRWTPESNTPHAMESPSLASGPVHFYRDGRVRNIVSATSVKSESDDATTTDVHELLDRVDWAKTSLGAKDDWSQSLKTSVSMVLYYPLKACLWWGKDFTLIYNQMYAEQVPNHPNVFGKSGPQAWAEMWTVLGPLTELVLGGTPMYREDDFFLWRKVDTEPLYEAYRSHVWLPILKPEGQVGGLFHSMVDTTEKVLSERRMAAIRDMGERTFVARTVEEFSQGVLEGIESGYKDTPFALLYHVEPPNTSQPRKTFAHIMPSDDQLAPTQVQLRYAGGVGVPEGHPSSPATTTVTIPARSIDVSSSIKAAFTDPDAGHRHSSASIGGVNPFGNAQALTDPEDIIRGASEQKNAGHQWPFMQAIQTRQPVLVEDCRSIITGYPIRVWDELPTKALVIPIAHDSEEGLPNAILVLGLNVRRPYEADYKAFIHGLRLQIASGLTAVRSYQAEIRRIEELAALDRAKSMLFSNVSHELRTPLTLIAGPIEDLVNEMPDGPQREALIMARRNVRRMTRLVSMLMDASKLEAGRLKGSFRLVNLGIVTRDIVSLFRTAMDRTKLEFIVDCDLSNCEVYVDPEKWEKILFNLVGNAMKYTMEGYVKVSLHYTREEAIVEVADTGVGIPTSDLSSVGERFFRAESVAHLHEGTGIGLSLTKKLIQLHQGTLDIESNTAEQSDDGSHGSVFRVHIPLGRNHLPPDSIEDDVTTDIVSSSRSYTPGMGEEWHSWSEGSMSEWFDADEPSTNVMPGLGPSSRGIDPSTLYFKKEDVIMLVDDSADTRRYVRSILEPFCTIVEARDGQEALDTYDVKPPDLIIADVMMPRLDGFGLLEALRKGTKEQQIVPFILLTAIDDGQFEGLLAGADDYLSTPFNARELVARVHMQLQLGKKRKTLETLFDERTAELRTLTELSPVGIFRCTPDGYVSYANHAWHDLSGYPMGQEITNWGDFIVEEHQARIRHLWETYVPSTAPSVWAEWQWNNGRWGATQVLRLDEVVPGSPPGFIGCSIDITERKLNEEMQLLRVKEAEQRREEAEDAKRQQELLIDITSHEIRNPISSLMQCSSLVKTNLTALQEELKRSMEGDDDFKPTHQLLATIDDDLEALESIYQCALTQERISNDVLSLGKIQLDMLQMFDVETTIAKQAQKAVSVFQNEARMKRIDLSMELGEAFEKLGVEVVLTDPVRLGQVVTNLLSNAIRFTATSKVRKIKLEVDVGLEQPTDATCNKPKPSGPLPSSVDADTPLYLYVSVSDTGPGLTEEELNMLFLRFSQASAKTHTVFGGSGLGLFVCRKITERMGGRIEVASKYGQGSTFRFFIKARACPIPSGPAHPGTPLADPTAFSWDTEKPHILVVEDNLINQTVLRRQLKHVGLTVDCVSNGVEALDKIRSTMSLVEGTSERQNPKERGYDCVLMDLEMPIMDGYTAARMLRADEEAGKVTRASIIALTGNARQALINEAMKDFDDVVVKPYRLDQLLSKIETLTKGTIDRAGKREVTRPALRRRTGGVEMAPAVQAAQS, from the exons ATGACAGGCAGCagtgccccgccgccaccaaagccgtcgtcgcgaaTCATTAGCGACTGGTCTCTCGATGCGAGTCTCAAGACGGCATCGTACCCTGGCTCTGCcgacggggtcgaggcgctcgagagTGGAGTCGAgaacctcgcgctcgagtcACTACCCATTGACATGAGCCGGCTGCCCAAAGAGTATCTCGAG GCATATCCGTACCCCGCCTTCGTCCTCATCAATGATGTCCCCCCACGGCCGTGGGCGAACGGCCGCGGAATCGAGCCGACATCGGTGATCGATCTGCCATTCACCCAGACGACAGCCCTATCCCTCCCAACCTTTACGCCAGTATGGGCCAACGAGCCGTGGAAACTGGCTGCAGAGGGCAAACCACTTCTCTCATGTCTCTCGATTGAGAGCGCGCGCATGTTGGGCGAGTGGCTATCCGGAGCCCAGGATTTACGCGTTCGCTCCATTTCGGGAGCCACCAGCAATCACAACAGCATTCCTGACCTCGACTCGCCAGATGCCGTGCCCGAGACTTCTCCAGGATCCGTCTCAGACGTCACCAATACCCCCTCTCTGACGTCTGCGTCGACGCAGGACACGACTCTTTCGGGCACGCCTGCAGACCTGCTCCCTCCGCCCTCCACTCTCACCCTCGAGTTCAGCTTCCCCTCTGGCCCGCGCGTCTTCGAGGTCATCAGGTCGACCATGCCCGTGTACTACAGCAACAGGAAAGAGGCGTCCCAAATTGGAACACATACCTTTGCCGTCATCACCATGATTCCTCGGCCCGGGTCTCAGCTGCTACCAAAGCAGCAGCTGTCTCCTGTCACTCCCAAATCGGCTGGCATCCCAGCTGTCACCATGGTGGAGCTGGAGGACGAGATTACAACGCCATCGATTCCGAAGGGGTCTGAGCTGGCTCGCTTGATGCTCACGGGAAGACCTGAAGAACCCCGTTGGACACCAGAATCCAACACGCCGCACGCGATGGAGAGCCCGTCGCTCGCCAGCGGCCCCGTTCACTTCTACCGCGATGGGAGAGTCAGAAATATCGTTTCTGCTACCAGTGTCAAATCGGAGAGTGACGACGCTACTACAACGGACGTccacgagctgctcgaccgtGTCGATTGGGCAAAGACGTCACTGGGTGCAAAGGATGATTGGTCTCAGAGCCTCAAAACGAGTG TTTCAATGGTGCTCTACTACCCGCTCAAGGCCTGTCTGTGGTGGGGCAAGGACTTCACTCTGATCTATAATCAGATGTATGCcgag CAAGTGCCAAACCACCCCAACGTGTTTGGCAAGTCCGGTCCTCAAGCTTGGGCAG AAATGTGGACCGTGCTCGGCCCCTTGACAGAACTGGTCCTTGGAGGAACTCCTATGTATCGGGAGGACG ATTTCTTTTTGTGGCGAAAAGTCGACACCGAGCCGCTCTACGAGGCGTATCGCTCCCATGTCTGGCTCCCGATCCTCAAGCCAGAAGGCCAAGTCGGAGGCTTGTTCCACTCCATGGTGGACACCACCGAGAAGGTCCTCTCCGAGCGCCGAATGGCCGCCATCAGAGATATGGGTGAACGGACCT TTGTTGCCCGCACCGTCGAGGAGTTTAGCCAAGGCGTCTTGGAGGGTATCGAATCGGGTTACAAGGACACTCCGTTTGCCCTCCTCTACCATGTTGAGCCACCAA ACACCTCGCAACCGAGAAAGACCTTTGCGCATATCATGCCCTCGGACGATCAGCTCGCCCCGACGCAGGTTCAGCTCCGATACGCAGGAGGTGTAGGCGTTCCGGAAGGTCATCCATCATCGCCAGCCACAACGACTGTTACGATCCCCGCTCGATCGATTGATGTATCCAGCAGTATCAAGGCAGCGTTTACCGACCCCGATGCTGGTCACCGGCATTCTTCAGCTTCAATTGGCGGTGTCAACCCATTTGGAAATGCCCAGGCTCTCACCGACCCAGAGGACATCATccgcggggcgagcgagcaaaAGAACGCCGGCCACCAGTGGCCCTTTATGCAGGCCATCCAGACTCGGCAGCctgtgctcgtcgaggactGCCGCTCCATCATTACTGGATATCCTATCAGGGTGTGGGATGAGTTACCAACCAAGGCGCTCGTCATCCCCATTGCCCATGATTCGGAGGAGGGCCTGCCGAATGCGattctcgtccttggcctcaaCGTTCGGCGTCCCTACGAGGCGGACTACAAGGCTTTCATT CACGG CCTTCGCCTCCAGATTGCTTCTGGCTTGACGGCAGTGCGGTCATACCAGGCTGAGATCCGCCGAATCGAagagctcgcggcgctcgaccgGGCGAAGAGCATGCTCTTCTCCAACGTCTCACATGAGCTGAGAACGCCACTGACGCTTATTGCTGGGCCGATTGAGGACCTGGTGAACGAGATGCCTGATGGACCACAGCGCGAAGCGCTCATCATGGCTAGGCGGAATGT GCGCCGCATGACCCGGCTGGTATCCATGCTCATGGACGCAAGCAAGctcgaggcaggcaggctcaAGGGCTCGTTCCGCCTGGTCAACCTTGGCATCGTCACGCGCGACATTGTC AGCCTCTTCCGAACCGCCATGGACAGAACAAAGCTTGAATTCATCGTCGACTGCGATCTCAGCAACTGCGAGGTCTACGTTGATCCTGAGAAGTGGGAGAAGATTCTGTTCAACTTGGTCG GAAACGCCATGAAATATACAATGGAGGGCTACGTCAAAGTGTCTCTCCACTACACCCGCGAGGAGGCAAtcgtcgaggtggccgaTACAGGTGTCGGAATCCCAA CCTCCGACCTCAGCTCTGTTGGCGAACGTTTCTTCCGCGCCGAATCAGTAGCGCATCTTCACGAGGGCACTGGCATCGGGCTGTCATTGACCAAG AAACTCATCCAACTGCACCAAGGCACGCTGGACATTGAGAGTAACACTGCCGAGCAGTCGGACGATGGCAGCC ACGGCTCAGTGTTCCGCGTCCACATTCCACTTGGCCGCAACCACCTACCCCCTGATTCCATCGAAGACGACGTTACGACAGACATtgtctcctcctcgcggtccTACACCCCAGGCATGGGCGAGGAGTGGCACAGCTGGTCCGAGGGCAGCATGTCCGAGTGgtttgacgccgacgagccgtcgACGAACGTCATGCCTGGTCTCGGCCCCTCGTCGCGAGGCATCGATCCAAGTACGCTGTACTTCAAGAAGGAAGACGTTATCATGCTTGTTGACGACTCGGCTGATACACGACGATACGTTCGGTCAATCCTCGAGCCGTTCTGCACCATCGTCGAGGCTCGCGATGGCCAGGAAGCTCTCGACACATACGACGTCAAGCCGCCCGACCTTATCATTGCCGATGTCATGATGCCGAGA CTTGATGGCTTCGGCCTTCTGGAAGCGCTTAGGAAGGGAACGAAGGAGCAGCAGATTGTCCCATTCATTCTGCTCACCGCTATCGACGACGGCCAGTTTGAGGGTCTCCTAGCAGGCGCTGATG ACTATCTCTCGACGCCTTTCAACGCGCGTGAGCTCGTGGCTCGTGTTCACATGCA GCTGCAGCTtggcaagaagcgcaagacgCTGGAAACACTGTTCGACGAGCGTACTGCCGAACTGAGGACGTTAACAGAGCTGTCACCGGTTGGCATCTTCCGATGCACTCCAGACGGCTATGTGTCGTACGCCAACCACGCCTG gcATGACCTCTCTGGCTACCCTATGGGCCAGGAGATCACCAACTGGGGTGACTTCATCGTGGAGGAGCACCAGGCGCGTATCCGCCACCTCTGGGAGACATACGTACCGTCGACCGCGCCAAGCGTATGGGCCGAATGGCAATGGAACAATGGGCGGTGGGGTGCCACACAGgtgctccgcctcgacgaggtggttCCTGGCTCTCCTCCAGGCTTCATCGGCTGCTCAATCGACATTACCGAACGCAAGCTGAACGAGGAGATGCAGCTCTTGCGCGTCAAGGAGGCGGAGCAACGGCGcgaagaggccgaggatgCCAAACGCCAACAAGAACTCCTCATCGACATCACGTCGCACGAGATCCGCAACCCGATCAGCAGTCTCATGCAGTGTTCATCGCTCGTCAAGACCAATTTGACGGCTCTGCAGGAAGAGCTGAAGCGCAGCATGGAAGGGGACGACGACTTCAAGCCGACGCACCAGCTCCTTGCGacgatcgacgacgacctcgaggcaCTGGAGAGTATCTACCAGTGTGCCCTTACGCAAGAGCGGATCAGCAACGATGTGTTGTCTCTGGGCAAGATTCAGCTCGACATGTTGC AAATGTTCGACGTCGAGACGACAATCGCCAAGCAGGCGCAAAAGGCCGTGTCCGTGTTCCAGAACGAAGCACGCATGAAGCGTATCGACCTGTCCATGGAACTCGGGGAGGCGTTTGAGAAGTTGGGAGTGGAGGTGGTCTTGACGGATCCAGTGCGACTGGGTCAGGT TGTCACCAACCTGTTGTCCAATGCAATCCGTTTTACGGCCACGAGCAAGGTCCGCAAGATCAAGCTCGAGGTTGATGTCGGTTTGGAGCAGCCGACGGATGCGACCTgcaacaagcccaagccgTCTGGCCCTCTGCCGTCATCTGTCGACGCTGACACACCGTTGTACCTCTATGTGTCTG TGTCCGACACAGGCCCAGgcctcaccgaggaggaaCTGAACATGCTCTTCCTGCGCTTCTCCCAAGCATCAGCCAAGACCCACACTGTCTTTGGCGGCTCaggcctcggcctcttcgTCTGCCGCAAGATCACGGAGCGCATGGGCGGCCGTATCGAAGTGGCAAGCAAGTACGGCCAGGGGTCCACGTTCCGCTTCTTTATCAAGGCTAGGGCATGTCCGATCCCCAgcggcccagcccaccccgGCACCCCGCTGGCTGACCCGACGGCGTTCAGCTGGGACACGGAGAAGCCGCACATCTTGGTAGTGGAGGACAACCTGATCAACCAGACGGTTCTGAGGCGGCAACTCAAGCACGTCGGGCTGACGGTGGACTGTGTGTCGaatggcgtcgaggcgctggacAAGATCCGCTCGACCATGTCGCTGGTGGAGGGGACAAGCGAACGGCAGAACCCCAAGGAGCGCGGGTACGACTGTGTCCTGATGGACCTCGAGATGCCGATCATGGACGGGTACACGGCTGCGCGGATGCTGCGGGCAGACGAGGAGGCTGGCAAGGTGACGCGGGCGTCGATTATCGCGTTAA CTGGAAACGCGCGACAGGCGCTGATCAACGAGGCGATGAAGGACTTTGACGATGTAGTGGTCAAGCCGTACCGCTTG GACCAACTGCTGTCCAAGATTGAGACGCTCACAAAAGGCACGATTGACAGGGCAGGCAAGAGAGAGGTGACGAGACCTGCACTGAGAAGGAGGACGGGCGGTGTGGagatggcgccggcggtgcaggCAGCGCAATCCTAG
- the SPBC1778.03c gene encoding putative NADH pyrophosphatase: protein MSDIPNYYSGQPPLNRLSFQRPHADILNRHLETKGAQFTLYKNGSVLIHKGKTGSTLFVTYDVVKPLIGGGFQNPPATVTDPRKAKVFESTRLPNTLPSVVFLGLDERGHEQSGDLENPTGTPYFAVDATTLEWDPEAVGGEWGDARANGSVMTPWEAGVFALSRHLIDWNWRNKFCPACGSQTYSLWGGWKRACITAVEPIEGKEPCFSTTGLHNFAYPRTDPVIIMGILNDAGTHMLLGRQKSWPKGMYSCLAGFIEPGESFEDAVRREVYEEAGIEVGPVRYSSSQPWPYPANVMVGCFGRAKDGQTIRLDLDNELEDAQFFPRELVRAVASTKAGTTFTREDLKQFDNAALDEQAHGHHGALAKQDRAEKENPYADFTRVPPETAIAGQLMRLWANGAEGLDIVSRL, encoded by the exons ATGTCCGACATCCCCAA CTACTACTCTGGCCAGCCGCCGCTCAACCGCCTGTCGTTCCAGCGCCCGCACGCCGACATTCTCAACAGGCACCTCGAGACCAAGGGCGCGCAGTTTACGCTGTACAA GAATGGCAGCGTCCTCATCCACAAGGGCAAGACTGGCTCGACGCTGTTCGTCACGTACGACGTGGTCAAGCCGCTGATCGGGGGCGGGTTCCAGAACCCGCCTGCGACGGTGACGGACccgcgcaaggccaaggtgtTCGAGTCGACGCGGCTGCCCAACACGCTGCCGTCGGTCGtgttcctcggcctcgacgagagAGGTCACGAGCAgagcggcgacctcgagaacCCGACAGGCACGCCATACTTTGCTGTTGACGCGACCACGCTCGAGTGGgaccccgaggccgtcggcggcgagtggggcgacgcgcgcgccaacgGCAGCGTCATGACGCCGTGGGAGGCCGGCGTGTTTGCGCTCTCGCGCCACCTCATCGACTGGAACTGGCGCAACAAGTTCTGCCCCGCGTGCGGCTCGCAGACGTACTCGCTCTGGGGCGGCTGGAAGCGCGCGTGCATCACGGCCGTCGAGCCgatcgagggcaaggagccGTGCTTCTCCACCACGGGCCTGCACAACTTTGCCTACCCCCGCACGGACCCTGTTATCATCATGGGTATTCTTAATGACGCGGGCACGCACATGCTGCTCGGCCGCCAAAAGTCGTGGCCAAAGGGCATGTACTCGTGTCTTGCTGGGTTCATTGAGCCCGGCGAGTCGTTCGAGGACGCTGTCAGGCGCGAGGTGTACGAGGAGGCTGGTATCGAGGTGGGCCCTGTGAGGTA ctcctcctctcaGCCTTGGCCGTACCCCGCCAACGTCATGGTCGGCTGCTTCGGCCGCGCAAAGGACGGGCAGACGATCCGCCTGGACCTGGacaacgagctcgaggacgcccaGTTTTTCccgcgcgagctggtgcgcgccgtggcgtccACCAAGGCCGGCACGACGTTTACCCGCGAGGACCTGAAGCAGTTTGACAAtgctgcgctcgacgagcaggcgcacggccaccacggcgcgctcgccaagcaggACCGCGCGGAGAAGGAGAACCCGTATGCCGACTTTACGCGCGTGCCGCCCGAGACTGCTATTGCCGGCCAGCTCATGCGGCTGTGGGCTAATGGGGCCGAGGGGCTGGACATTGTCAGCAGACTCTAa